Proteins from a single region of Orcinus orca chromosome 20, mOrcOrc1.1, whole genome shotgun sequence:
- the LOC101281790 gene encoding adhesion G-protein coupled receptor G1 isoform X6 has protein sequence MAAQVLLPTVPFLLGLLLVPGARGGGPREDFRFCGQRNQTQNSSLHYKRTSELHISIRNTEEALTVHAPFPGAHLAPRSFPHPRGLYHFCLYWNRHAGKLHLRYGKSDFVLSNQASDLLCFRQQEKSLAEGAPLFATSVSSWWNPQNTSLPSAAGFIFSFHTPPLKTSHSASVDTCELKRDLQRLSQFLKHPRKSSRRPPFTPTDHHPPSLPTARQLQSLESKLTSVNFTGDTVSFEEDLVNATVWKLQPTASLQDLRIHSQREGEQSEILEYSVLLPRELFQKTKGQRQEAEKRLLLVDFSSQALFQDKNSSQVLGEKVLGIVVQNTKVANLSEPMVLTFQHQPQPKNVTLQCVFWVEDLTLSSPGSWSDVGCETIRRETQTSCLCTHLTYFAVLMVTSVEVDAIHKHYLTLLSYVGCVISAVACVLTIAAYLCSRRKSRDYTVKVHMNLLLAVFLLDVSFLLSEPVALAGSEAACRASAIFLHFSLLACLSWMGLEGYNLYRLVVEVFGTYVPGYLLKLGIVGWGFPIFLVTLVALVDVNNYGPIILAVHRTPESVIYPSMCWIRDSLVSHVTNLGLFSLVFLFNMAMLGTMVVQIVRLRPHAQKWPHVLTLLGLSLVLGLPWALVFFSFASGTFQLVVLYFFSIITSFQGFLIFLWYWSMRLQAQGGPSPLKSSSDSTRLPISSGSTSSSRI, from the exons ATGGCTGCCCAAGTGCTGCTGCCGACAGTGCCGTTCCTGCTGGGTCTGCTCCTGGTTCCAG GTGCCCGTGGCGGGGGCCCCCGGGAAGACTTCCGCTTCTGTGGCCAGCGGAACCAGACGCAGAACAGCAGCCTTCATTATAAGCGGACATCTGAGCTGCACATCTCCATCAGGAACACTGAGGAGGCCCTCACAGTCCATGCGCCCTTCCCTGGAGCCCATCTGGCTCCTAGGTCATTCCCTCATCCCAGGGGCCTCTACCACTTCTGCCTCTACTGGAACCGCCATGCTGGGAAATTGCATCTTCGCTACGGCAAGAGCGACTTCGTGCTGAGTAACCAAGCCTCTGACCTACTGTGCTTCCGGCAGCAGGAGAAGAGCCTGGCCGAGGGGGCCCCACTGTTCGCCACCTCTGTCAGCTCCTGGTGGAACCCCCAGAACACCAGTCTGCCCAGTGCGGCCGGCTTCATCTTCTCCTTCCACA ctcctcccctgaAGACCTCCCACAGCGCCTCGGTGGACACATGTGAGCTGAAAAGGGACCTCCAGCGGCTCAGCCAGTTTCTGAAGCATCCCCGGAAGAGCTCAAGGAGACCCCCGTTCACCCCCACGGACCA TCacccaccctctctccccactgccaGGCAGCTGCAGAGCCTGGAGTCGAAGCTGACCTCTGTGAACTTCACAGGGGACACGGTGTCTTTTGAGGAAGATCTGGTCAACGCCACGGTGTGGAAGCTCCAGCCCACAGCCAGCCTCCAGGACCTGCGCATCCACTCCCAGCGGGAG GGGGAGCAGAGCGAGATCCTGGAGTACTCGGTGCTGCTGCCCCGCGAGCTCTTCCAGAAGACCAAGGGCCAGAGGCAGGAGGCTGAGAAGAGACTCCTCCTGGTAGACTTCAGCAGCCAAGCCCTGTTCCAG GACAAGAATTCCAGTCAGGTCTTGGGGGAGAAGGTCTTGGGTATCGTCGTGCAGAATACCAAAGTAGCCAACCTCTCGGAGCCCATGGTGCTCACCTTCCAGCACCAGCCACAGCCG AAGAATGTGACTCTACAGTGTGTATTCTGGGTGGAAGACCTAACAT TGAGCAGCCCCGGGAGCTGGAGCGATGTGGGCTGTGAGACCATCAGGAGAGAGACGCAGACGTCCTGCCTCTGCACCCACCTGACCTACTTTGCAGTGCTGATG GTTACCTCTGTGGAGGTGGACGCCATCCACAAGCACTACCTGACTCTCCTCTCGTACGTGGGCTGTGTCATCTCCGCCGTGGCCTGCGTCCTCACCATCGCTGCCTACCTCTGCTCTAG GAGGAAGTCTAGGGATTACACCGTCAAGGTGCACATGAACCTGCTGCTGGCCGTCTTCCTGCTGGATGTGAGCTTCCTGCTCAGCGAGCCGGTGGCCCTGGCAGGCTCCGAGGCTGCCTGCCGCGCCAGTGCCATCTTTCTGCACTTCTCCCTGCTCGCCTGCCTCTCCTGGATGGGCCTCGAGGGCTACAACCTCTACCGGCTTGTGGTCGAGGTCTTCGGCACCTATGTGCCAGGCTACCTGCTCAAGCTGGGCATCGTGGGCTGGG GCTTCCCCATCTTCCTGGTGACGTTGGTGGCACTGGTGGATGTGAACAACTATGGCCCCATCATCCTAGCTGTGCATAGGACCCCAGAGAGTGTCATCTACCCTTCCAT GTGCTGGATCCGGGACTCCTTGGTCAGCCACGTCACCAACCTGGGCCTCTTCAGCCTGGTGTTTCTGTTCAACATGGCCATGCTGGGCACGATGGTGGTGCAGATCGTGCGGCTGCGCCCACACGCCCAGAAGTGGCCCCACGTGCTGACCCTGCTGGGTCTCAGTCTGGTCCTCGGCCTGCCCTGGGCCTTGGTCTTCTTCTCCTTTGCTTCTGGCACCTTCCAGCTTGTGGTCCTCTACTTTTTCAGCATCATCACCTCCTTCCAAG GCTTCCTCATCTTCCTCTGGTACTGGTCCATGCGCCTGCAGGCCCAGGGTGGGCCCTCCCCTCTGAAGAGCAGCTCGGACAGTACCAGGCTCCCTATCAGCTCGGGCAGCACCTCGTCCAGCCGCATCTAG
- the LOC101281790 gene encoding adhesion G-protein coupled receptor G1 isoform X7, translating to MAAQVLLPTVPFLLGLLLVPGARGGGPREDFRFCGQRNQTQNSSLHYKRTSELHISIRNTEEALTVHAPFPGAHLAPRSFPHPRGLYHFCLYWNRHAGKLHLRYGKSDFVLSNQASDLLCFRQQEKSLAEGAPLFATSVSSWWNPQNTSLPSAAGFIFSFHTPPLKTSHSASVDTCELKRDLQRLSQFLKHPRKSSRRPPFTPTDQQLQSLESKLTSVNFTGDTVSFEEDLVNATVWKLQPTASLQDLRIHSQREGEQSEILEYSVLLPRELFQKTKGQRQEAEKRLLLVDFSSQALFQDKNSSQVLGEKVLGIVVQNTKVANLSEPMVLTFQHQPQPKNVTLQCVFWVEDLTLSSPGSWSDVGCETIRRETQTSCLCTHLTYFAVLMVTSVEVDAIHKHYLTLLSYVGCVISAVACVLTIAAYLCSRRKSRDYTVKVHMNLLLAVFLLDVSFLLSEPVALAGSEAACRASAIFLHFSLLACLSWMGLEGYNLYRLVVEVFGTYVPGYLLKLGIVGWGFPIFLVTLVALVDVNNYGPIILAVHRTPESVIYPSMCWIRDSLVSHVTNLGLFSLVFLFNMAMLGTMVVQIVRLRPHAQKWPHVLTLLGLSLVLGLPWALVFFSFASGTFQLVVLYFFSIITSFQGFLIFLWYWSMRLQAQGGPSPLKSSSDSTRLPISSGSTSSSRI from the exons ATGGCTGCCCAAGTGCTGCTGCCGACAGTGCCGTTCCTGCTGGGTCTGCTCCTGGTTCCAG GTGCCCGTGGCGGGGGCCCCCGGGAAGACTTCCGCTTCTGTGGCCAGCGGAACCAGACGCAGAACAGCAGCCTTCATTATAAGCGGACATCTGAGCTGCACATCTCCATCAGGAACACTGAGGAGGCCCTCACAGTCCATGCGCCCTTCCCTGGAGCCCATCTGGCTCCTAGGTCATTCCCTCATCCCAGGGGCCTCTACCACTTCTGCCTCTACTGGAACCGCCATGCTGGGAAATTGCATCTTCGCTACGGCAAGAGCGACTTCGTGCTGAGTAACCAAGCCTCTGACCTACTGTGCTTCCGGCAGCAGGAGAAGAGCCTGGCCGAGGGGGCCCCACTGTTCGCCACCTCTGTCAGCTCCTGGTGGAACCCCCAGAACACCAGTCTGCCCAGTGCGGCCGGCTTCATCTTCTCCTTCCACA ctcctcccctgaAGACCTCCCACAGCGCCTCGGTGGACACATGTGAGCTGAAAAGGGACCTCCAGCGGCTCAGCCAGTTTCTGAAGCATCCCCGGAAGAGCTCAAGGAGACCCCCGTTCACCCCCACGGACCA GCAGCTGCAGAGCCTGGAGTCGAAGCTGACCTCTGTGAACTTCACAGGGGACACGGTGTCTTTTGAGGAAGATCTGGTCAACGCCACGGTGTGGAAGCTCCAGCCCACAGCCAGCCTCCAGGACCTGCGCATCCACTCCCAGCGGGAG GGGGAGCAGAGCGAGATCCTGGAGTACTCGGTGCTGCTGCCCCGCGAGCTCTTCCAGAAGACCAAGGGCCAGAGGCAGGAGGCTGAGAAGAGACTCCTCCTGGTAGACTTCAGCAGCCAAGCCCTGTTCCAG GACAAGAATTCCAGTCAGGTCTTGGGGGAGAAGGTCTTGGGTATCGTCGTGCAGAATACCAAAGTAGCCAACCTCTCGGAGCCCATGGTGCTCACCTTCCAGCACCAGCCACAGCCG AAGAATGTGACTCTACAGTGTGTATTCTGGGTGGAAGACCTAACAT TGAGCAGCCCCGGGAGCTGGAGCGATGTGGGCTGTGAGACCATCAGGAGAGAGACGCAGACGTCCTGCCTCTGCACCCACCTGACCTACTTTGCAGTGCTGATG GTTACCTCTGTGGAGGTGGACGCCATCCACAAGCACTACCTGACTCTCCTCTCGTACGTGGGCTGTGTCATCTCCGCCGTGGCCTGCGTCCTCACCATCGCTGCCTACCTCTGCTCTAG GAGGAAGTCTAGGGATTACACCGTCAAGGTGCACATGAACCTGCTGCTGGCCGTCTTCCTGCTGGATGTGAGCTTCCTGCTCAGCGAGCCGGTGGCCCTGGCAGGCTCCGAGGCTGCCTGCCGCGCCAGTGCCATCTTTCTGCACTTCTCCCTGCTCGCCTGCCTCTCCTGGATGGGCCTCGAGGGCTACAACCTCTACCGGCTTGTGGTCGAGGTCTTCGGCACCTATGTGCCAGGCTACCTGCTCAAGCTGGGCATCGTGGGCTGGG GCTTCCCCATCTTCCTGGTGACGTTGGTGGCACTGGTGGATGTGAACAACTATGGCCCCATCATCCTAGCTGTGCATAGGACCCCAGAGAGTGTCATCTACCCTTCCAT GTGCTGGATCCGGGACTCCTTGGTCAGCCACGTCACCAACCTGGGCCTCTTCAGCCTGGTGTTTCTGTTCAACATGGCCATGCTGGGCACGATGGTGGTGCAGATCGTGCGGCTGCGCCCACACGCCCAGAAGTGGCCCCACGTGCTGACCCTGCTGGGTCTCAGTCTGGTCCTCGGCCTGCCCTGGGCCTTGGTCTTCTTCTCCTTTGCTTCTGGCACCTTCCAGCTTGTGGTCCTCTACTTTTTCAGCATCATCACCTCCTTCCAAG GCTTCCTCATCTTCCTCTGGTACTGGTCCATGCGCCTGCAGGCCCAGGGTGGGCCCTCCCCTCTGAAGAGCAGCTCGGACAGTACCAGGCTCCCTATCAGCTCGGGCAGCACCTCGTCCAGCCGCATCTAG